One part of the Humulus lupulus chromosome 9, drHumLupu1.1, whole genome shotgun sequence genome encodes these proteins:
- the LOC133799575 gene encoding protein FAR1-RELATED SEQUENCE 5-like has product MPCQLRDVYNKVAHVKRKEKRCTDSDGALGYLDCLSKRDPNFFIQYQCDVDNRLGNLFWADGYSRRDFVAFSEVIGFDTTYMTNKYNKPLTIILGVNHHFKTCIFGMALLNSEDEQTYFWLLDKFIECHNHVTPKVVVTDGDGAIKNAVLKYFPNATHRLCAWHLCTNTLKISKDPRFLQGFQDVMYNYYTIEEFMQKWGELIHNFDLHSSQWCTNTYHSRRSWVETYLRGKFVAGMRTNQRCESMNSSIKKFLHASYSLREFVTSIDVAMTKLRHIEREDDYNSRQSSPPIPGPKNALKTYHEQCAKLYTRNMYYKVADQIKAEHAYFVNNCEDNGESFSYSLSKFQHEDRVYNVHYHPQEETFTCHCLLFETDGYPCRHIWAVMKYRHMKIVPQSLLLKRWSKNAKADLPLELKQHSTEKQQLFEMARQASLTLDTKLLSYYASKSEQSYTKAKQEVATLTAMFKDAVPLESNIGDNDVERYQTYQENENITRDPTPCRTKGSAYERNNRDNVTIDMSDGAVKTKRKCSNCYSADHNRRTCPQLVGLPLPHSQQPSPSKRA; this is encoded by the coding sequence ATGCCTTGCCAGCTACGAGACGTTTACAACAAGGTCGCCCATgtcaaaagaaaagagaaaagatgTACAGATTCAGATGGTGCTTTGGGATATTTGGATTGTCTGTCAAAGAGGGATCCAAATTTCTTCATTCAATATCAATGTGACGTGGACAACAGATTGGGGAACCTATTCTGGGCGGATGGATATTCTCGACGGGATTTCGTCGCATTCAGTGAGGTTATTGGATTTGACACAACATATATgacaaacaaatataataaaccCCTGACAATTATTTTGGGCGTCAATCATCATTTCAAGACCTGCATATTTGGAATGGCACTGCTTAACTCCGAGGATGAGCAAACTTACTTTTGGTTGCTTGACAAATTTATTGAATGCCACAATCATGTAACACCAAAGGTTGTGGTGACAGATGGAGATGGAGCTATCAAAAATGCTGTCTTGAAGTACTTCCCAAATGCAACTCATCGGTTGTGTGCGTGGCACCTGTGTACCAACACTTTAAAAATTTCAAAAGACCCCCGATTCTTACAAGGATTTCAAGATGTCATGTACAACTATTACACAATAGAGGAATTCATGCAAAAATGGGGGGAATTAATACACAATTTTGACCTCCATTCTAGCCAATGGTGCACCAACACTTATCACAGTCGTCGTTCATGGGTAGAGACATACCTAAGAGGGAAATTTGTCGCCGGAATGCGGACCAACCAAAGATGTGAGTCCATGAattcaagtattaaaaaattcCTACATGCAAGTTATAGTCTCCGTGAATTCGTTACCTCGATTGACGTTGCTATGACAAAGTTGAGGCACATCGAGAGAGAAGATGATTACAATAGTCGACAAAGTAGTCCTCCAATACCaggtcccaaaaatgctcttaagaCGTACCATGAGCAGTGTGCCAAATTGTACACTAGAAATATGTACTATAAAGTGGCTGATCAAATCAAAGCGGAACATGCGTACTTTGTCAACAATTGTGAAGACAACGGTGAATCATTCTCCTACAGTTTGTCAAAGTTCCAACACGAGGATAGAGTGTACAACGTTCATTACCACCCACAAGAGGAGACATTCACCTGTCACTGCTTGCTTTTTGAGACAGACGGCTATCCGTGTAGACATATTTGGGCTGTAATGAAATACCGTCATATGAAGATAGTACCACAGTCTCTCCTGCTGAAACGGTGGAGTAAGAATGCAAAAGCAGACCTCCCCCTCGAACTAAAGCAACACTCCACAGAAAAGCAACAGTTATTTGAAATGGCTAGGCAGGCATCCCTCACTTTGGATACAAAATTGTTGAGCTATTACGCTTCCAAGTCTGAGCAATCTTACACCAAAGCGAAACAAGAAGTGGCAACACTAACTGCAATGTTCAAGGATGCAGTTCCATTGGAATCAAACATCGGTGACAATGATGTGGAACGATATCAAACCTATCAAGAAAATGAAAACATTACCAGGGACCCAACACCTTGTAGAACTAAAGGATCCGCCTATGAAAGAAACAATAGGGACAATGTTACAATAGATATGTCAGATGGAGCCGTTAAAACTAAAAGGAAGTGTTCGAACTGTTATTCTGCAGACCACAATCGAAGAACATGCCCTCAGCTGGTCGGTCTACCGCTTCCTCACAGTCAACAACCCTCACCAAGTAAGAGAGCTTAG